ATCGCTTGCATAGCTTCATACTCTGACGGCACTCATATTTGATTTCTTTTACTTCAACTAATGCTTCAAAAGTTAATGACTCACTTAAAATTAGTGTACTTATGTAAAGGGCAAAAAACGTAGCTTGCAAAGTGTTTGAGGCTTCCCAATAGGAATAATGTATGTCATCATCCTCTCGATAATTGCCAGAAGCAACCATATTAGGGTGAGTATGCTCACTCAGGAATGGAAACATGATTGTATGAACTGCTTGATCATACTTATACTTGCTTCGAGAAACTAAAGTTGATATACCTATACCATAGGATAAAGTTTCGCCAGTTTCAGTATCTATAACTTGATTTGATAACTTTCGTCCTTTTTGAGAAACTGGATGCTGTAAGCGCCCTGTATAAAGACCAATTTTCTTATGCACAAAATCGTCTATATTCTCTGGGTTTTGGATCACATATATGATGTGCAGATAGTTTTCATAGACGCTACGTAATAAGCTCATCGCATCTTCAGGTAGTTGATTCTCAAGGAGAATTGATACAGCCATCAAGCTTTTACACGCTTTGGTAAAACAGTAAAATACATAATCATGTACAACATACTCTTGAGAAAAATTATTGTCCATAATTGCGTCAACTGTGCCATATTCAAAAACAATACTTTGACAAAGATTAATTTGTTCATTGAGCTTTCGTTTGAAAGCTGTTAATAATCTGAGTAGTGCTGTTTTTTTACGTATATTTGACGAGTCTGTGTCAGTCATTAGGTCTAACTTAAAAAGTGCTGCGACAAGAATTTATTA
This Nostoc sp. C052 DNA region includes the following protein-coding sequences:
- a CDS encoding DUF5677 domain-containing protein, translating into MTDTDSSNIRKKTALLRLLTAFKRKLNEQINLCQSIVFEYGTVDAIMDNNFSQEYVVHDYVFYCFTKACKSLMAVSILLENQLPEDAMSLLRSVYENYLHIIYVIQNPENIDDFVHKKIGLYTGRLQHPVSQKGRKLSNQVIDTETGETLSYGIGISTLVSRSKYKYDQAVHTIMFPFLSEHTHPNMVASGNYREDDDIHYSYWEASNTLQATFFALYISTLILSESLTFEALVEVKEIKYECRQSMKLCKRFLTLMEFPNQFDSLPNDIQNRLTELADHLSRRERCYLKPYI